Proteins encoded by one window of Mycoplasma capricolum subsp. capricolum ATCC 27343:
- the smpB gene encoding SsrA-binding protein SmpB yields the protein MSEHLIVKNKKAYFNYEIIQTYQAGIVLNGPEIKSIRNHDVSINEAFVLIRKKEIYILNMNVKKYQFANYIKGLEETRTRKLLLHKKEIIKILNKIKQENLTIIPIKLYFKNDYVKLEIALAKGKKLHDKRQTIKKRDTERKELRDYK from the coding sequence ATGTCTGAACATTTAATTGTTAAAAATAAAAAAGCTTATTTTAATTATGAAATCATTCAAACTTATCAAGCAGGAATTGTTTTAAATGGTCCTGAAATAAAATCAATTAGAAATCATGATGTTTCTATTAATGAAGCTTTTGTTTTAATTAGAAAAAAAGAGATTTATATTTTAAATATGAATGTTAAAAAATACCAGTTTGCTAATTATATTAAAGGCTTAGAAGAAACTAGAACTAGAAAACTGTTATTACATAAAAAAGAAATAATTAAAATATTAAATAAAATAAAACAAGAAAATCTAACAATTATTCCTATCAAACTATATTTTAAAAATGATTATGTTAAATTAGAAATCGCTTTAGCTAAAGGTAAAAAGCTTCATGATAAAAGACAAACTATTAAAAAAAGAGATACAGAAAGAAAAGAATTAAGAGATTATAAATAA